In Acidobacteriota bacterium, the DNA window GTCTCAAACATCTGTCTCGTTTGAAACCGCAACCTCAGGTGCAAGATCACGCGGCCGAACCTAAAAACGACTTTATCCTGGACGGCGCGTGGGAGGCCACCTTCAGTGATTCAGCCGGTTCGGGCAAGCTATACTTCAACCTGATTCAGAACTCAAAGGGTGAAGTGGCCGGAACGTATACCGCCTCAACCGGCGGCGGCGGAACGATTAGCGGACAGGTTGCCAATGGGTCGCTGGCCTTCGAACTGACCCAGAACACCGCCGGGTGCCCGGGTATATACAAGGCACGGGTCCAGTCAGTGGGCGATTCAATGATCGGGACATATTACGGCCAGGATTGCAACGGTCCGCATCAAAATGGCAACTTCACCATGAGTCGGGCCGTGGCAGGCGCACCGCCGCCGCCAACCGCACCGCCTTTGCAATACCTGCCTGGTGATGTCAATGAACTTCGTCATGTGCGGACGGTCATGGTGTTCACGGGCTATGATTTGAGTTACCGCGAAATGATTGTCAAAGAGCTGGCCAAGGAGCCGTCGATCACCGTTGTCACCGATCCGAAATATGCCGACGCCGTCCTGGTTTTCGGCGCCGACATTTATTCGTTGGGCACCTACACCTACGCCTGGCGCGACATGTACGGCAACGCCTGGGCCAGCAGCCAACCGAGAGCCGCCATTGCAGGTCAGGGATATGTGATTCGTCTTGAGCCGCCGAGTATCATCCGGGTGTTGTGGGAATTTAAAGACACCCAGACTACTAAATTCGAACGCCATCCCGCCAAGAATTTCGCTCGCAACTTCATCAAGACGATTCAGAGCTTGCGCTGATCGCGTTCGAGCCGGCGATTCATTTGATCTTCGTTTGTTGCAAGAGCGCAGTTGACGATGAATGCCAGACTGTTCGATTAGATAGCGATTCTCAATGAGAAATATCCAGGGGGTATCATGCAATCTTCTCTGAAACGCACCGCGTCGGTCCTGTCGGTGATGATGGTCGGTCTGATCTGGGTTGGCTGGGCGGCCTCACCATCAACGCGCCATCGCCCGCTCCGTTCTGTAGATCAACCGGTCAGGACGCCGATGACTCAGCCAGCGGTGTTGATTCCCCAGTCGATCACCTCGGCTAAATCAGCTTACAGCACGCCGATGTACCTGCGGGGTGCGCTCGGTGCGATAACAACCGAGGACCCGGTGGCTGCTGCAACCAGTTTCCTCAAGACTTTTCGTTGTCTGCTCAAGCTGGAAGACGGTGACAATGATTTCCAACTGCTGACGGCTTCGCGCGATGATCTCGGCATGGCGCATGTGAAGTTTCAACACGTGTACAGCGGCATCCCGGTCTGGCCCGAGCAAGTCATCGTCCATGTCAACACCTTGGGGCAGGTGTACTGTTTCAACGGGATCTACCAGAACATCCATGTGGACGCACTCAACCCCGGCGTCCCCGCAGATGAGGCTGAAAACATCGCGCGTCAATCCCAACCGTGTCCCGTGGATATCGAAGCCTCAACGAAACTGGTCATTTACAATTTCCATACTCCAGCCCCAACTTTGGCTTGGGAAGTTGAAATGAAGCCGCTGGAAGTGTACCCGTACCATTACCGGGTTTTTGTGAACGCAAAAACCGGTGAAATCACAAACAGCATCGATGAGGTTTACACGGGTTACGCCACAACCTCTTCGGGCATATTGATCCACAACAGCCAGGCAGTGACCCTCGATACATGGCACTATGATGACGGATACACTTATCTGATAGACGCGTCAAAGAGCATGTTCCCGGGATACCTTGATGTTAATACTTTTCAAGGAACGATAGTCATTCTTGATAAAAGTAGCGGATGGATTTTCACTCCCGTCATTTATGACCCCAATCTGGATAACACATTCAATGATAACTATGCGATCATGGCTGGTGGCACTGCCAGTTATCATGTGAGTGAAGTCTATGATTACTTCTACGATACCCACAATTGGACCGGTTTCAGCAACACAAGTGGTTCGATAAAGGTCTATGTAAACGATATCTCCAATCTGGATAACGCATATTACGTAAACAACAGCATCACACTCGGAGCGGGCGGTGTATGGTCTAACAACTGGGCTGCGGCCCTTGATCTGACTGCTCATGAGTATGCCCATGGCGTGACCGATGCCACTTGCCGTCTGGTTTATCAGTACGAATCAGGTGCGATGAACGAGTCCATGTCCGATGTGATCGGTTGCCTGGTGGATGACGCCAATTGGACTCTTGGCGAGATAATCATAAAAACTAATCCTTTGGGGGCGACTGCTTTCAGAAACATGGCCGATCCGCACAACGGGCAACCCACCAACAGCCCTCTCTGGCAACCGGCACATATGAGCGAGTTTGTGTCCATGTCGGTGAACGATGACAACGGTGGCGTTCATAAGAACTGCGGCATTCCAAACAAGGCATTCTATCTGACAGCAGCCAGTATTGGCCGCAGCAAAGCCGAGCGCATCTACTTCCGCGCCTGGACCAACTACTTCACGGCGAACACCGATTTCTCCGCGGCCCGTCTGGCGATCGAACAGGCCGCCATCGACCTGCATGGCAACAATTCAGCCGAGCATAACGCGGTCAAATCAGCGTTTGATGCGGTTGGGATCGCCGGCGGGGCCGGGCCGGCCGATGACTATTTCCTGTATTTCCCTTTGGCCGCGAATTTTGAGTACTTTGGCAAGACCTTCGATAACACGCTGTGGATCATCAACACGCAAGATCAGACCGTGCACTATGCCCTGGATCTGTATAACTGGCAGGGCGCCGGTGCGGGCACCACCGGGAACCGCACGTTGGCCGCCCACGCGATGGAAGGGTGGATAATGCCGGACAATTCGAATATGGGGATAGCGACGGCCGACGGCCGGATCATCGGAATCTGCGATCACAAATCCCCCGACGGCTATGTTGCCGTCTCGACCACGCCAGCCGAAATATTCACAAATGCCATTTTCATTCCTCATATTCCGTCCACATACCCGGTCTGGTTCTCGCTGTGCGGCATCGCCAATGTGACCGACACGGTGAGTGATGTGATTTATTTGGATAACGATGACAAGGGAGCTCTCTTTGATTTGGCTGCACCATACTCCAGTGCATTTTTCGATTTTGAGCTGCTGTATATGGATCTTTATGGGGAGCTGCCGGATCCGGCCGAGCTCGGCGGGCTTTGGGGATTTTTTGCGAATTACGATCTGGATCTTCAAAAGGTCCTGGAGCCCAATCTGGTCGGGACCGAGATTTTTGGTCTCAAGGCCACAAACGATTGTGCCGGGCTGAACTTGGATCCCTTCGTGGGGCGGACGCTGCTCTTCAGCCACATCGCCAATCCGCCCCAGGGATGGTGGACCGGCATCGCAATGGTCAGCCTGTCGGTCGATCCCGATCCGAATGACGCCGTCACCACACACCCGATCCTGATCACGGCGTATACGGAAGCCGGTGAGATGCTGAAACAGACCGTGACCGAGATCCCATACCTGGGCAAGATGGCGTATCAGGCGCACACCTGGCTGGTGGATGGACAACGCGTGATACCGGACGACGCGGATTGGATCTTGGCTTCGAGCATGCAGGAGGGATATTCAATTACCGGCTTCGAATTGTTTGGCTTACAGAATCCGCCGGCGGGGATCGACGGGTTGGCCGGTCTGGAGGCGGCCAAAATCGTGAGTCAGCGGTTGTTGTTTCCCCGCGTGGCCAACGGAAATGCGTTGGGAGATGGTTTGCAGCAATGGACGGGCATCGCCGTGATCAACCCCAACGCCGCTTCGGCGAATTTGACTTACCGTTTGTACAACATGAATGGCAATCTAATCCAGACCCGCCCGAAGACGATCGGCCCGTATATGAAGGATATCGGTTTTGCCAATGAATTGTTCAGCATCGGCGATTTCTGGGGGTGGGTGACCGTGGATTCCAATCTGCCCGTGACCGGCTTCGAGGTTTTTGGCTATCAGGATTATCGGTCGATTGCCGGCGTCACGGCATTCAACGAATGACGGGTGGCGCATGAAAATCCTCATGGCAGGTTCATCAGAAATATTTTTGTTTTAACCCACCACCTCCCGCTCTGGATCTGCGAAGATCGTAGGGCAAAACCGTGGGGGCCGGGCCGTCGCACGTCGCAAGACCCCGGCGCCCGCGTCCCGCGGGGAACCAGAGTGCAGACTTGTCTGCGCACTCCAAACCAGAATCCAGAGCACAGAAGTCTTTGCGCGCTACAAACCAGCAAAATGTCACAATGGTCTGGCGTGCGGTGGTATGACGCCGCTCTGGATGGGCGCAGGACTCGCTTTCGATAGCGCGTGAGCGCCTTGGAGTGCGTTGGCTTGACACCGCTTTGGATTCTGGAAAATATACGATGCGATGGTCGGCCGAAATCAATGGTCGGCCGAAATCAAACGTCGCGTCCCGCGCCGATCCAAAGCGCAGCCGTGTCGGCGCACTCCAAACCAGCAGACACCCACGGCAGTCTGGAGTACGGCGGTCGTGAGGCCGGTTCACCGGCCTTGGATGGGAACAGCCCGTCGCTTCTTCGACGGGGAAACGTTTGTTGTTGCTGTATCAGCGTCCCCTTCAGAGGGCCCGATGAGCTCGGAGTCCCCAGCTCCTTTCCTTTCCCTTCTCTCCTATCTCCCACTTCCTATCTCCCACTTCCTATCTCCCACTTCCTATCTCCTATCTCCTCCCTGCTCGCTGTTCACCATTCACTATTCGACTTTGACGCTGACACAAAAACAGGGCGGCCGAAGCCGCCCTGTCGTGCATTTTCGATGGATCGAACTCGCGCACCGAAGTGCGCGAGATACGGGTTACGGCGTTACTTCGCCGGTCATGGGATCCACGAGCGAGACCTTGTGGACCTTGCCCAGCTTGTCCAGCGGACCCGGCCACTGCGCGCCGCCGGCGTTGCACGGCTCCCAATCGCCGACGATCAGGATGACCATCCCGTCGGGATGGATGTATCGGTTGGCCACCTCGCGCACCCGTTCCTTCGTCACGGCACGGATGTGGTCGCGGTACTTCTTGTAGTAATCCATGGGTTTCCCCGTGAGCTCCATGTCGGCGAAGGTGTTCATGGTGTTCATGGGCGACTCGAACACGCTGGAGAAGCTTTCCAGGTAGAAATTGACCGCGGTCTCCAGCTCGGCGTCCGAGACGGGTTCTGTGCGGATCCGGTCAAACTCCGCCTGGATCAGCGAAATGGCGTAGCCCACCGTCTCCGACTTGGTCTGGACGTAGCCGGCGAACGTGCCGGGGAAGCCCCAGCGGTACGTGAACCGGCTGCCCGTGTTATAGGCCAACCCCTCGTCGGAGCGCACCTTGGTGGTGATGCGGGAGGTGAAACTGCCGCCGCCGAGGATGAAGTTCATCACCTGGACGGCATAGTAGTCAGGGTTGGACTCCTCGATGCCCAGGTGGCCCAGGCTGACATAGCCCTGGTTGATGGCCTTCTGAACGAAGTAGACGCCCGGCTCCGGCTGAGCGAACTCATGCGGGATGGCGGGCGCCGCGACGGCCGCCCCGGTCCAGCCGGCGGCGTGGCGCTCCACCGCCGCCTTGAGGTCGGCGGCTTTGAAATCGCCGGCGGCCGCCAGGATGATGTTCCCGGGCACAAAATATTTCCCGTGGAACGCCTTGAGTTCCGCCGCGGTGACCGCCTCGTAGGTGGCCTTGGTGGGCCGCCAGGTCAGCGGGTGGTCGCCGTAGAGGAGCTTCTCGTACTCGCGGCTCAGCACCTCGCTGGGCTGGTCGTTGGTCTGCCGGAGCTGTTCGATCAGCCGCGCCTTGGTCAGGCCCAGCGGCCCTTCGCGGAATTCGGGATGCCGGAGGACGTCGAAGAAGAGCTCGAGACCTTCGTCCATGTCCTTGCTCAGAACCCACAGGCTCAGGGTCGAGGTCCGCTCGCCCACGGCGAACGTCAGCGAGCCGCCGAGGAAGTCGATGCGTTC includes these proteins:
- a CDS encoding serine protease, whose amino-acid sequence is MRRSTLGIILVALTTWGAAQQSARTPAEIARNTGQSICLIATQDDKGNLTGLGSGFVCANNRVATNFHVIQGATKIYIKFKNGGAYVAEQLSGFDTVNDLAILRLGQLWKTPLKLGDSEKIQPGERVVVISNPQGLENTVSDGLVSGLRELLAEQIWIQISAPISPGSSGGPVFNDRGEVIGVAVAGLTSGQNLNFAIPVNFLKTLLENDQVISLKHLSRLKPQPQVQDHAAEPKNDFILDGAWEATFSDSAGSGKLYFNLIQNSKGEVAGTYTASTGGGGTISGQVANGSLAFELTQNTAGCPGIYKARVQSVGDSMIGTYYGQDCNGPHQNGNFTMSRAVAGAPPPPTAPPLQYLPGDVNELRHVRTVMVFTGYDLSYREMIVKELAKEPSITVVTDPKYADAVLVFGADIYSLGTYTYAWRDMYGNAWASSQPRAAIAGQGYVIRLEPPSIIRVLWEFKDTQTTKFERHPAKNFARNFIKTIQSLR
- a CDS encoding peptidase M4 family protein, producing MQSSLKRTASVLSVMMVGLIWVGWAASPSTRHRPLRSVDQPVRTPMTQPAVLIPQSITSAKSAYSTPMYLRGALGAITTEDPVAAATSFLKTFRCLLKLEDGDNDFQLLTASRDDLGMAHVKFQHVYSGIPVWPEQVIVHVNTLGQVYCFNGIYQNIHVDALNPGVPADEAENIARQSQPCPVDIEASTKLVIYNFHTPAPTLAWEVEMKPLEVYPYHYRVFVNAKTGEITNSIDEVYTGYATTSSGILIHNSQAVTLDTWHYDDGYTYLIDASKSMFPGYLDVNTFQGTIVILDKSSGWIFTPVIYDPNLDNTFNDNYAIMAGGTASYHVSEVYDYFYDTHNWTGFSNTSGSIKVYVNDISNLDNAYYVNNSITLGAGGVWSNNWAAALDLTAHEYAHGVTDATCRLVYQYESGAMNESMSDVIGCLVDDANWTLGEIIIKTNPLGATAFRNMADPHNGQPTNSPLWQPAHMSEFVSMSVNDDNGGVHKNCGIPNKAFYLTAASIGRSKAERIYFRAWTNYFTANTDFSAARLAIEQAAIDLHGNNSAEHNAVKSAFDAVGIAGGAGPADDYFLYFPLAANFEYFGKTFDNTLWIINTQDQTVHYALDLYNWQGAGAGTTGNRTLAAHAMEGWIMPDNSNMGIATADGRIIGICDHKSPDGYVAVSTTPAEIFTNAIFIPHIPSTYPVWFSLCGIANVTDTVSDVIYLDNDDKGALFDLAAPYSSAFFDFELLYMDLYGELPDPAELGGLWGFFANYDLDLQKVLEPNLVGTEIFGLKATNDCAGLNLDPFVGRTLLFSHIANPPQGWWTGIAMVSLSVDPDPNDAVTTHPILITAYTEAGEMLKQTVTEIPYLGKMAYQAHTWLVDGQRVIPDDADWILASSMQEGYSITGFELFGLQNPPAGIDGLAGLEAAKIVSQRLLFPRVANGNALGDGLQQWTGIAVINPNAASANLTYRLYNMNGNLIQTRPKTIGPYMKDIGFANELFSIGDFWGWVTVDSNLPVTGFEVFGYQDYRSIAGVTAFNE
- a CDS encoding insulinase family protein; its protein translation is MNKIITLILTLALGCGAACLGQGQRPADLKYPPLQYEPPDPAACRTTFAGGLRGYVQADHSLPVFTLSALVNFGDAYVPKDKAGLGAVMSRTLITGGTATREGDAIEERIDFLGGSLTFAVGERTSTLSLWVLSKDMDEGLELFFDVLRHPEFREGPLGLTKARLIEQLRQTNDQPSEVLSREYEKLLYGDHPLTWRPTKATYEAVTAAELKAFHGKYFVPGNIILAAAGDFKAADLKAAVERHAAGWTGAAVAAPAIPHEFAQPEPGVYFVQKAINQGYVSLGHLGIEESNPDYYAVQVMNFILGGGSFTSRITTKVRSDEGLAYNTGSRFTYRWGFPGTFAGYVQTKSETVGYAISLIQAEFDRIRTEPVSDAELETAVNFYLESFSSVFESPMNTMNTFADMELTGKPMDYYKKYRDHIRAVTKERVREVANRYIHPDGMVILIVGDWEPCNAGGAQWPGPLDKLGKVHKVSLVDPMTGEVTP